From bacterium, a single genomic window includes:
- the rfbD gene encoding dTDP-4-dehydrorhamnose reductase — protein MILVTGGKGMVGSYLREVYDKKELFLTDLEELNICDQEQVFSVIEKVRPEGVVHLAAETNVDKCEIEVDHAYRVNVLGTYFLALACQKYNLEMTYLSTGGVFDGQKTEPYTEFDIPNPLSVYGQTKLEGENVVKSLLDKFFIIRAGWMIGGGKKDIKFVGKIVQLMREKEELLIVNDRFGTITYAKELVLNMKELLKTKFYGTYHLANERVCSRYDVALEIAKILEKDIKIKPISSAAFPLAAPRARSEAIKNYKLELMGLNKMRPWKEALKDYLKEICS, from the coding sequence ATGATCCTAGTTACTGGTGGTAAAGGCATGGTAGGAAGTTATTTAAGAGAAGTCTATGACAAAAAAGAGCTCTTCTTGACAGACTTAGAAGAATTAAATATTTGCGATCAAGAACAAGTCTTCTCCGTTATAGAAAAAGTAAGACCAGAAGGAGTTGTTCATTTAGCGGCTGAAACTAATGTAGATAAATGTGAAATCGAAGTAGACCATGCTTATCGAGTAAATGTTTTAGGTACTTACTTTTTAGCCTTAGCTTGTCAAAAATATAATCTTGAAATGACCTATCTTAGCACTGGAGGAGTCTTTGATGGCCAAAAGACAGAGCCTTATACTGAATTTGACATCCCTAATCCTTTAAGTGTATATGGCCAGACTAAATTAGAAGGAGAAAATGTAGTCAAGTCTTTATTAGACAAGTTCTTTATTATCCGAGCAGGTTGGATGATAGGAGGAGGAAAAAAAGATATAAAATTTGTGGGTAAAATTGTTCAATTAATGAGAGAAAAAGAAGAATTATTGATAGTTAATGATAGATTTGGAACTATCACTTACGCTAAAGAATTAGTCCTTAATATGAAAGAACTTCTTAAGACTAAATTCTATGGTACTTACCATTTAGCTAATGAAAGAGTATGTAGCCGATATGATGTTGCTTTAGAGATTGCCAAGATATTAGAAAAGGATATCAAGATTAAGCCTATTTCTTCAGCTGCTTTTCCTTTAGCTGCTCCCCGGGCACGTTCTGAAGCAATTAAAAACTATAAGTTAGAACTTATGGGATTAAATAAGATGAGGCCCTGGAAAGAAGCACTTAAAGATTATTTAAAGGAAATATGCTCCTAA
- a CDS encoding NAD-dependent epimerase/dehydratase family protein: MKVLVTGGAGFIGSNCLDRLVEEGIEVVVVDNLSTGHLENIHKKAKFYQLDINELTISEIFEKEKFDYLIHFAAQMNVRHSLKDPLFDAKVNILGSINLIENCKKFKVSKFIYISTGGAVFGEPKYLPVDEAHPINPLCPYGASKHTVEHYLYMYQENYDLNYTILRYPNVYGPRQDPLGEAGVIAVFTQQMIKNMQPTIFGDGLQTRDYVYVGDVVEATFLALTKGDGKTYNIGSGKETNVNELFQTLKKVTSFKLDPVYGDPIPGEIRRISLNGSLAKKELSWKEPLSLEEGINKTVTYYKRFFKILD, encoded by the coding sequence ATGAAGGTTTTAGTTACGGGAGGAGCAGGTTTTATTGGGTCTAATTGCTTGGATAGACTGGTTGAGGAAGGCATAGAAGTAGTAGTGGTGGATAATCTATCTACGGGACATCTAGAAAATATTCATAAAAAAGCTAAATTTTATCAACTGGATATTAACGAGCTTACGATTTCTGAGATCTTTGAAAAAGAGAAGTTTGATTATCTTATTCATTTTGCCGCCCAGATGAATGTTCGTCATTCTTTAAAAGATCCTCTCTTTGATGCTAAGGTTAATATCTTAGGCTCTATTAATCTAATCGAAAATTGTAAAAAATTTAAAGTTTCTAAATTTATTTATATTTCTACCGGGGGAGCAGTCTTTGGCGAACCTAAATACCTACCAGTAGACGAAGCCCACCCTATCAATCCCCTCTGTCCTTATGGAGCCAGTAAGCATACCGTAGAACACTACCTTTATATGTACCAAGAAAACTACGATCTTAACTATACCATCCTCAGATACCCTAATGTCTATGGCCCCAGACAAGATCCTTTAGGAGAAGCCGGGGTTATCGCTGTTTTTACTCAACAAATGATAAAAAATATGCAGCCAACTATATTTGGAGACGGATTACAAACCAGGGATTATGTTTATGTAGGAGATGTAGTAGAAGCTACTTTTTTAGCTTTAACTAAAGGCGATGGAAAAACTTACAATATAGGAAGCGGCAAAGAGACCAATGTCAATGAATTATTCCAAACTCTAAAAAAGGTAACAAGTTTTAAATTAGATCCTGTTTATGGTGATCCTATTCCAGGAGAAATTAGAAGAATCTCTTTGAACGGAAGTTTGGCTAAAAAAGAACTTTCTTGGAA
- the rfbD gene encoding dTDP-4-dehydrorhamnose reductase yields MILVTGAQGMVGSYLKEEFQDEELVLTDIDSLDIRDSNKIFKTISKLKPEFVINLAAETDVDKCEIEIDHAFQTNIIGTQNVALACQANDIIMVHISTAGVFDGNKHEPYTEFDAPNPQNVYGKTKWEADKVVMQALKKYYIFRPGWMIGGKEKDKKFVSKIVKLVQKGCPVLKVVNDKFGSPTYAKELVRGIRQIIKTGYFGLYHMTNKGVCSRYEVALEIVKFMKKDILVMPISSAAFPLPAFRVRSEAMRNYKLDLLGLNKMSNWQDALRDYLKSWLENFEEVVK; encoded by the coding sequence ATGATTTTAGTTACTGGAGCTCAAGGTATGGTAGGAAGTTACTTAAAAGAGGAGTTTCAGGATGAAGAGTTAGTCTTAACAGATATTGATTCTTTAGATATTAGAGACTCCAATAAAATCTTTAAGACTATCTCTAAATTAAAGCCAGAATTCGTGATTAATTTAGCTGCTGAAACGGATGTCGATAAATGTGAAATTGAGATAGACCATGCTTTTCAAACAAATATAATTGGCACTCAAAATGTAGCCTTAGCTTGCCAAGCTAATGATATAATTATGGTCCACATTAGCACAGCCGGAGTCTTTGACGGTAACAAACACGAACCTTACACAGAATTTGATGCTCCTAATCCTCAAAATGTTTATGGAAAGACAAAGTGGGAAGCAGATAAAGTAGTGATGCAGGCTCTTAAAAAATATTATATATTTCGACCAGGTTGGATGATAGGAGGAAAGGAAAAAGATAAGAAATTTGTAAGTAAGATTGTCAAGCTTGTTCAAAAAGGTTGTCCTGTTTTAAAAGTAGTTAATGATAAATTTGGTAGTCCTACTTATGCTAAAGAATTGGTTCGAGGAATAAGGCAGATTATCAAGACAGGTTATTTTGGGCTTTATCATATGACTAACAAAGGAGTATGCAGCCGATATGAAGTGGCTTTAGAGATAGTAAAATTTATGAAAAAGGATATTTTGGTAATGCCTATCTCCTCGGCTGCTTTTCCTTTGCCTGCTTTTCGGGTTAGATCTGAAGCTATGAGAAATTATAAATTAGATTTATTGGGGCTAAATAAGATGAGTAACTGGCAAGATGCTTTGCGCGACTACCTAAAAAGCTGGTTAGAGAATTTTGAAGAGGTAGTAAAATGA